The Rhodanobacteraceae bacterium genomic sequence TGCTCCACTTCCGCCATCGGTTCGCTGAAGTTGGCGTAGATCGGATCGATCACCTGCACCGTGGTCAGCGGATTGGTGTCGGTGGGCGACACCAGCGCGCCCTGGGTGACGTTGGCCATGCCGGCGCGGCCGCTGATCGGCGCGGTGACCGTGGCATAGCCGAGATTGATCCTGGCGTTCTCGACGTTGGCGCGCGCCGATTTCACGGCGGCTTCGGCTTCCTCGGCGGCGGCCACCGCATTGTCGACGTCCTGTTTCGCCAGCAGGCCCCTGGCGCCGATGGCCTGGCTGCGCTCGGCGACCAGCTTCGCGTTGCGCGCCGTGGCTTCGGCCTGCGCCAGTTGTCCCTGCGCCTGACGCAGGCTGGCTTCCAGCGGCGCCGGATCGATCCTGAACAGCACGTCGCCGGCCGCAACGTCGGTGCCTTCCTTGTACACGCGCTGCAGCACGATGCCGGTGACGCGCGCGCGCACCTGCGCGGTGAGCGTGGCGGCGAGGCGGCCGGGATAGTTGCGGACGACCGGGATATTGGTGGCGCGCGCCATGACCACGCCGACTTCGGGCGGCGCCGAAGCGGGCGGGGCGGAAGGGCTGCACGCGCCGACTGCCAGTGCCAGCACCGTCGCGCCGGCGCCACGCAGCAGCGATCTCGTCATCTCGGGTTCTCTACGTGGTGTAACGACCGTCGCCCATTATCGCCGCGCCGGGCAGGCTCGTCCCTGTGCCAACGGTCATGCACGGAGGGCGGCCGGTTCCGCGGCCTGCGCGCGGCGTCCGTAGGCACGGAATGCGCCGGCCGCGGCGCGGCGGACGGCGCCGCAACTGGATAGTGGCCGATGGCCGGCGGTATCCTATGCGTTCCCCCATTGCGCATCGATCATCGACATGAATGCACTGCGTGCCCCCGAGGGGGGTGCTGAAGCCGCTGCGATCGCGGCTGCCGTCCGTGGCAAGGTCGCCAAGGCGGACGCCCATACCGCCGAAGCCTTCGCGAAACTGGTGTGCGCCGACCTCGGCGCCGAGGAGCTCGCGCAGCGCGGCGTCGACACCTGGGCTGCGTTGTGCGCCGACCTGTTCGGCTGGTTCCGCAGCCGGCCCGCGGATCGCGCCAGCGTCCGCGCGTTCAATCCCGAGCGTGAACGTGACGGCTGGACTTGTCCGCATTCGGTGATCGAAGTCGTCACCGACGATGCGCCGTTCCTGGTCGATTCGCTGGAAATGGTGGTTGCCGGGACGGGCCTGCGCCTGCATCGGTTGCTGCACCCGGTACTGGAAGCCAAACGCGACGCGCGCGGCAACATCGAGGCGGTGGCAGCCTGCGACGGCGCCGGTTCCGCGGAATCGGTGATGCACGCGGAGATCGATCGCGTGGATGACGCCACGCTGCAGCAGATCCGGTCGGCCGTGGAAGCGGCGTTGGGCGACGTGCGTGCGGCCGTCAGCGACTGGCAGGCCATGCACGACAAGATGCTGCAGATCGCGGACGAACTGCCGAAGGAAAGGACGCCGCTGGCTGCCAGCGAGGTCGCGGAGGCCCAGGCGTTCCTGCGCTGGGCCGCCGACAACCATTTCACCTTCCTCGGCTACCGCGAATACGACGTGGTGTCCGAAAAGGGCGACGATCTGCTGAAGGCGCGCGAGGGTTCCGGGCTCGGCATCCTGCGCGATCCGGGGCTCGCCACCACGCCGCGTTCGGTCAAGAGCCTGGCCGCCAGCCGGCTGCCGCAGTCGGGCTCGATGGACGCGATCATCCTGACCAAGACCAACGCGCGATCGCGCGTGCACCGGCCGGGCTACATGGATTACATCGGCGTGCTGAGCTTCGACGCGCACGGCAAGCCGGTCAGCGAGAAACGCTTCCTCGGCCTGTACACCTCGATGTCGTACATGCGCCGTCCGCAGGACGTGCCGCTGGTGCGCAAGAAGTTCGAGTCGGCGGAGAAACGCTCCGGCCTGCGTCCGCAATCGCATTCCGGCAAGGCGTTCCGCTCGATCCTGGAAACCCTGCCGCGCGACGAGCTGCTGCAGGCGTCGGCCGACGAGTTGTACGCGCTCGCGAGCGGCATCTTCGACGTCAACGAGCGCCGGCGCGCCAGGCTGTTCGTGCGCCGCGACGCCTACGGCCGCTTCTATTCGTGCCTCGTGTTCATTCCGCGCGACCATTACAGCGCCGCGGTGGGCGAACGCGTCAAGGACATGCTGCGCGAGGAATTGAAGGGCGCCCATGTCGATGCCACGGCGCTGGTCGGCGACGCGCCGATGGCGCGCATGCACGTGATCGTGCGCCCACGCGCCGGCGAGCGCGTGGATGTCGACCTGGCCGGGCTTGAATCGAAGCTCGCGCCGATCGTGCGCAGCTGGCACGACGATCTGCGCGACGCGCTGGTCGGCGGCCTGGGCGAGGAACGCGGCGCGCAACTGGCCAGCCGCTGGGGCCGTGCCTTCACCGCCGGATACATCGAGGACACCACGCCGGCGCGCGCGGCCGAGGATGTCGGCATCCTGTCGGCGATGGCCGCCGAAGGCGAGGACATGCGCCTGGCGCTGCACGAGTCGTACCGCACGCCCGGCGAACTGCATTTCAAGATCTTCCGCGCCGGCAGCGACATCCCGTTGTCGGAAGCGCTGCCGCTGCTCGAGAACGCGGGCCTCAAGGTCGATACCGAACAGGTGCATACGCTGGAAGCCCGCGGCAGCAAGGCCTGCGTGCAGGATTTCGTGGTGCGGCCGGCGACGCCGCTGGCGTTCAGGCTGGAGGATCTGCACGCGCGTTTCGAGGATGCCTTCCACGCGATCTGGCACGGCCGCGCCGAGAACGACCACTTCAACGCGCTGGTGCTGCGCGCCGGCCTCGGCTGGCGGCAGATCGCGATGCTGCGCGGCTACTGCAAGTACCAGCAGCAGGTCGGCACGCCGTTCTCGCAGGCGTACATGGAGGAAACCCTCAACCGCTATCCGATGATCGCGGGCCTGCTGGTGGAGTTGTTCGAAGCCAAGTTCGACCCGAACCGCGAACGCGGCGATGCGGCGTCGCGCAAGGCCGCGCGCGAGGCGCTGGAGCGCGAGCTCGGCACGCTGACCCCCAAGGCGGTCGCGGATGCCAATCCCGACTTCGTGGCGCAGGTCGCCGCGCTGCTGGAGAAGCCGCGCGAGGAGCAGGTCGAGGGCCTGATCAACGCGATCAAGGTGCTGCTGACCAACGTCTCCAGCCTCGACGACGACCGCATCCTGCGCGGCTTCATGGGCCTGATCCGCGCCACGCTGCGCACCAGCTACTTCCAGAAGCACGACGGCAAGCCCGCCGAATACATCAGCTACAAGTTCGATTCGCACCAGGTGCCGGACATCCCGAAGCCCGTGCCGTATCGCGAAATCTGGGTGTACGCGCCGCGCGTGGAAGGCGTGCACCTGCGTTTCGGACCGGTCGCGCGCGGCGGCCTGCGCTGGTCGGACCGGCGCGAGGATTTCCGCACCGAGGTGCTGGGCCTGGTCAAGGCGCAGATGGTGAAGAACACCGTGATCGTGCCGGTCGGTTCCAAGGGCGGCTTCTTCGTGAAGCGGCCGCCGGCCGAGCGCGACGCGCAGCTGGAAGAGGGCATCGCCTGCTACAAGATGTTCATCAACGGCCTGCTCGACATCACCGACAACATCGACACCGCCGCCGACAAGGTGCTGCACCCGGCCGACGTGGTGCGCCACGACGACGACGATCCGTACCTGGTGGTCGCCGCCGACAAGGGCACCGCCAAGTTCTCCGACATCGCCAACGGCATCTCGATCGCGCACGGCTACTGGCTGGGCGACGCCTTCGCATCGGGCGGTTCCGCCGGCTTCGACCACAAGGACATGGGCATCACCTCGCGCGGCGGCTGGGAGTCGGTGAAGTATCACTTCCGCACGCTGGGCCATGATTGCCAGTCCGAGGATTTCACCTGCGTCGGTATCGGCGACATGTCGGGCGACGTGTTCGGCAACGGCATGTTGCGGTCGCGGCATACCCGTTTGCTGGCGGCGTTCGACCATCGCCACATCTTCATCGATCCGAACCCTGATGCCGAGACTTCGTTCGTAGAGCGCGAACGCATGTTCGCGCTGCCGCGCTCGTCGTGGGACGACTACGACAAGTCGAAGATCTCGAAGGGCGGCGGGGTGTTCGCGCGCAGCCTGAAGGCGATCGCGATCACGCCGGAGATGCGCAGCGTGCTCGGCATCGGCGAGGGCGTGGAATCCATGTCGCCGACCGAACTGATTACCGCGATCCTCAAGGCGCCGGTCGACCTGTTGTGGAACGGCGGCATCGGCACCTACGTGAAGGCGGCGTCCGAATCCAACGCCGACGTGGGCGACCGCGCCAACAACGCATTGCGGATCAACGGCGGCGACCTGCGCTGCAAGATCGTGGGCGAGGGCGGCAACCTCGGCTTCACCCAGAAGGGCCGCATCGAGGCGGCGCACAAGGGCGTCCTGCTCAACACCGACTTCATCGACAACTCGGCGGGCGTGGACACCTCGGACCACGAAGTCAACATCAAGATCCTGTTGAACGACGCGGTGCAGCGCGGCGAGATGGACATCGAGGCACGCAACACGCTGCTGCACTCGATGACCGACGAGGTCGCGGACCTGGTGCTGCGCGACAACTACCGGCAGAACGGCGCGCTCGGCGTGATGGAGCACATGTCGGCGGGTCGCATCGGCTCGCAGGCGCATTTCATCCGCACGCTGGAGGCGCGCGGCCAACTCGACCGCCAGATCGAGTCGCTGCCATCCGACGCCGAGATGGCCGAGCGCCGCACCCACCACCAGGGCCTGACAAGGCCGGAGTTGGCGGTGCTGTTGTCGTATTCCAAGATCGTGCTGTACCAGCAGTTGCTGGATTCCGACGTGCCGGAGGACCCGTTCCTCTCGCACGAACTGGTGCGCTACTTCCCCGAACCATTGCACGAGAAGTTTGCCGCGCACATGCAGCGGCACAGGCTGAAGCGCGAGATCATCGCGACCGCGGTCACCAACTCGATCGTCAACCGGATGGGCGCCACCTTCGTGCTGCGCACCCAGGAAGACACCGGGCAGACCGCGGCGGCGGTGGTGAAGGCCTACAACGCCGCGCGCCAGATCATCCACGCGCGCGAGATGTGGTCGGGCATCGATGCGCTGGACGGCAAGGTCAGCCAGTCGGCGCAGATCGACGCCTTGATGAAGGTGTGGTCGCTGCTGCGGAACATGTCGCGCTGGCTGCTCAACCGCCCGGGTTCGACGCTCGGCATCACCGCGCTGGTCGAGCGTTACCAGCCGGGCATGGACAGCCTGCGCAAGGCGCTGCCGGCGACGCTCACCGAAACCGGACGCGCCGCGTGGGGCGTCGATCAGGAGAAGTGGCTGGGGTTCGGTTTCCCGCAGGAACTCGCCGACAAGCTGGCGACGATCCCCGCGCTGGAAGTGGCGATGGACATCATCGAGACTTCACTGGAATCCGGGCGTCCGGTCGAGCACGTCGCACGGGTGTTCTTCGACCTCGGCGAAGCGCTCGACATCGAGTGGCTGCGCGGCCAGATCGACAAGCTGGCGGTCGAAAGCCGCTGGCACGCGCAGGCGCGCGGTGCGCTGCGTGACGAGCTCGCCGTGCAGCAACGCGCGATGGTCAGCCAGATCCTTGCATCCGAACAGGGCAAGCAAAGTGCCGACGGTGCGGTGACAGCGTGGCTGCAACGCGACGATCCACAACTGCAATTCACCCGCGGCATGCTGGACGAAATCCGCGGCGTGGACGTCGACTATCCGATCGCGTCGGTGGCGCTGCGCCGCCTGGCGCAGATCGCGCAGTCGGGCTAGATGGCGACGGCAAGAGCGATTTGACGCGGATTGGCGCGGATCAGGGCGGATGACACCCTGATCCGCGTCCGTGCAGGCCGCCTGGTCCCCACGTGTATCCGTGTCGAATGCTCTGGTGAGCGTGCGCCTGTTTCCAATCGCACGCGTTCACGGCAAACTGCCGGCATGGCTACCGCACCGCGCCGCGTCGCTGCCAGCCCGAAGCTCGCTTTCGTCGCGTCCGCGTCGGACAAGGCGCGGGCCGCCTGCGAACTGCTGCAGGACCGTTACGGCGCGGTCGCGCCGGACAGCGCCGATGTGATCGTCGCGCTGGGCGGTGACGGCTTCATGCTGCGCACCCTGCACGCGCAACTAGGCCACGGCCTGCCGGTGTACGGCATGAAACTGGGCCGGGTCGGGTTCCTGATGAACCGCTATCTGCCCGACGGACTCCCCGCGCGCATCGCGGCGGCGCATCCCGCGGTGCTGCATCCGCTGGAAATGCGCGTGACGCGCGCCGACGGCAGCACGGTCACGGCACTGGCGTTCAACGAGATTTCATTGCTGCGCCAGACCAACCAGGCTGCGCACATCGAAGTGTCGCTGAACGACGAGGTGAAACTCGCCAACCTCGTGTGCGACGGCGTGCTGGTGGCGACGCCGGCGGGGTCGACCGCCTACAACTTTTCCGCGCACGGTCCGATCCTGCCGCTCGACGCCAACGTGCTGGCGTTGACGCCGATCAGCCCGTTCCGCCCGCGCCGCTGGCGCGGCGCGCTGTTGCCGGTCGCGACGAAGGTGGGTTTGCGCGTGCTGGAGCCGGGACACCGCCCGGTCAGCGCCACGGCCGATTTCCACGAAGTGCGTGACGCAGTGGACATCCAGGTGCGCGAAGCGCGCGAGCGCGCCATCACCATGCTGTTCGATCCCGAACACAGCTTGGCGCAGCGGATCCTCGACGAACAGTTTGAACCGTAGGCGCTCAGGTCACGGCGTGCATTTCGGCCGCCGCCGTGGCCAGGAAGTTGCCCTGCGCGAAGTTGACGCCCGCCGAGAACAGGGTCGGCATGCTGGAGGCTTCCTCGATCCACTCGACCACGACGCGCTTGCCCGCGGCGCGCGCCTGCGAGCACAGTTCGCG encodes the following:
- a CDS encoding RND efflux system, membrane fusion protein → MTRSLLRGAGATVLALAVGACSPSAPPASAPPEVGVVMARATNIPVVRNYPGRLAATLTAQVRARVTGIVLQRVYKEGTDVAAGDVLFRIDPAPLEASLRQAQGQLAQAEATARNAKLVAERSQAIGARGLLAKQDVDNAVAAAEEAEAAVKSARANVENARINLGYATVTAPISGRAGMANVTQGALVSPTDTNPLTTVQVIDPIYANFSEPMAEVEQLRKAEKAGNLELAAPDKAEVQIVLPDGSVYPHKGTLDFTDLAVDPATGAVNLRAIVPNPDHSLLPGMFVKIRLSLATLHGAFLLPQAAIQRDNDGAYVYVVGAGDKIVERRVDLGEQRGSDWVVQGGISAGEQVVVSGIQKAQAGGKVKPVPFHGTTGGAPAATAAQ
- a CDS encoding NAD-specific glutamate dehydrogenase, large form; the protein is MNALRAPEGGAEAAAIAAAVRGKVAKADAHTAEAFAKLVCADLGAEELAQRGVDTWAALCADLFGWFRSRPADRASVRAFNPERERDGWTCPHSVIEVVTDDAPFLVDSLEMVVAGTGLRLHRLLHPVLEAKRDARGNIEAVAACDGAGSAESVMHAEIDRVDDATLQQIRSAVEAALGDVRAAVSDWQAMHDKMLQIADELPKERTPLAASEVAEAQAFLRWAADNHFTFLGYREYDVVSEKGDDLLKAREGSGLGILRDPGLATTPRSVKSLAASRLPQSGSMDAIILTKTNARSRVHRPGYMDYIGVLSFDAHGKPVSEKRFLGLYTSMSYMRRPQDVPLVRKKFESAEKRSGLRPQSHSGKAFRSILETLPRDELLQASADELYALASGIFDVNERRRARLFVRRDAYGRFYSCLVFIPRDHYSAAVGERVKDMLREELKGAHVDATALVGDAPMARMHVIVRPRAGERVDVDLAGLESKLAPIVRSWHDDLRDALVGGLGEERGAQLASRWGRAFTAGYIEDTTPARAAEDVGILSAMAAEGEDMRLALHESYRTPGELHFKIFRAGSDIPLSEALPLLENAGLKVDTEQVHTLEARGSKACVQDFVVRPATPLAFRLEDLHARFEDAFHAIWHGRAENDHFNALVLRAGLGWRQIAMLRGYCKYQQQVGTPFSQAYMEETLNRYPMIAGLLVELFEAKFDPNRERGDAASRKAAREALERELGTLTPKAVADANPDFVAQVAALLEKPREEQVEGLINAIKVLLTNVSSLDDDRILRGFMGLIRATLRTSYFQKHDGKPAEYISYKFDSHQVPDIPKPVPYREIWVYAPRVEGVHLRFGPVARGGLRWSDRREDFRTEVLGLVKAQMVKNTVIVPVGSKGGFFVKRPPAERDAQLEEGIACYKMFINGLLDITDNIDTAADKVLHPADVVRHDDDDPYLVVAADKGTAKFSDIANGISIAHGYWLGDAFASGGSAGFDHKDMGITSRGGWESVKYHFRTLGHDCQSEDFTCVGIGDMSGDVFGNGMLRSRHTRLLAAFDHRHIFIDPNPDAETSFVERERMFALPRSSWDDYDKSKISKGGGVFARSLKAIAITPEMRSVLGIGEGVESMSPTELITAILKAPVDLLWNGGIGTYVKAASESNADVGDRANNALRINGGDLRCKIVGEGGNLGFTQKGRIEAAHKGVLLNTDFIDNSAGVDTSDHEVNIKILLNDAVQRGEMDIEARNTLLHSMTDEVADLVLRDNYRQNGALGVMEHMSAGRIGSQAHFIRTLEARGQLDRQIESLPSDAEMAERRTHHQGLTRPELAVLLSYSKIVLYQQLLDSDVPEDPFLSHELVRYFPEPLHEKFAAHMQRHRLKREIIATAVTNSIVNRMGATFVLRTQEDTGQTAAAVVKAYNAARQIIHAREMWSGIDALDGKVSQSAQIDALMKVWSLLRNMSRWLLNRPGSTLGITALVERYQPGMDSLRKALPATLTETGRAAWGVDQEKWLGFGFPQELADKLATIPALEVAMDIIETSLESGRPVEHVARVFFDLGEALDIEWLRGQIDKLAVESRWHAQARGALRDELAVQQRAMVSQILASEQGKQSADGAVTAWLQRDDPQLQFTRGMLDEIRGVDVDYPIASVALRRLAQIAQSG
- a CDS encoding NAD kinase produces the protein MATAPRRVAASPKLAFVASASDKARAACELLQDRYGAVAPDSADVIVALGGDGFMLRTLHAQLGHGLPVYGMKLGRVGFLMNRYLPDGLPARIAAAHPAVLHPLEMRVTRADGSTVTALAFNEISLLRQTNQAAHIEVSLNDEVKLANLVCDGVLVATPAGSTAYNFSAHGPILPLDANVLALTPISPFRPRRWRGALLPVATKVGLRVLEPGHRPVSATADFHEVRDAVDIQVREARERAITMLFDPEHSLAQRILDEQFEP